Proteins encoded in a region of the Mucilaginibacter sabulilitoris genome:
- a CDS encoding GNAT family N-acetyltransferase — MTIVSLTKENLADCIKVFLKAYNGAPWNYLWTAEKASLYLTEYITSSNFIGFILYDDNVAVGAMLGHFKTWWTNDQLMIDEFFIASEKQRKGYGKRLMQFCSDKAKERGAELIVLMTNKYMPAYQFYNKINYTTTEQYVFMFKQL; from the coding sequence ATGACTATTGTATCCCTGACTAAAGAAAATTTAGCCGACTGTATAAAAGTTTTTTTAAAAGCTTATAACGGGGCGCCTTGGAATTATCTATGGACCGCAGAAAAGGCTTCTCTGTACCTTACCGAGTATATTACTTCCTCTAATTTTATAGGATTTATTTTATATGATGATAATGTCGCTGTTGGCGCCATGCTTGGACACTTCAAGACCTGGTGGACGAACGACCAGCTCATGATTGATGAATTTTTTATTGCGTCAGAAAAGCAGCGTAAAGGATACGGGAAACGTCTGATGCAATTTTGCAGCGACAAGGCCAAGGAACGAGGTGCGGAGTTAATTGTGCTGATGACAAATAAGTATATGCCGGCGTATCAGTTTTATAATAAAATAAACTATACCACCACTGAGCAATACGTATTTATGTTTAAACAACTTTAA
- a CDS encoding acyltransferase — translation MKPKSFIQNIDLFNCKFILRDKRFLWLDYDKGISIILVAYGHCFFMLLDHGINMSAYPYFNYIGTFLYGFRMPLFFIVSGILISNSLRKRGLQAYLLNRVNNILFPLMMWGGIQISLALISARYTNADITPASYLNLIINPRQTGHFWYLNALFFIGVIYSLLKTKLKLTSAIQLLIGLVFFSIAGYINIHDLQAGLLTDICQFYLFFAMGDTISNIFLNERFVKRYTSWKVFLPLLALFIIIQYKFTELNLHGGKDGINFVEHKLPWFYLFEALIGCSLSVSLSFLLQKYKVLSFLRVIGYHSLYIYCMQIIVMNIMRIIFISILKIANVPLLFALIWTSGIVIPMLFYNIALKLNAWWLFTLHKPQDHYDFAKATRTNLAMAER, via the coding sequence ATGAAACCTAAGAGCTTTATTCAAAATATAGATCTTTTCAACTGTAAATTCATTCTCAGAGATAAGCGATTTCTCTGGCTGGATTACGATAAAGGAATTAGTATTATCCTTGTCGCCTATGGACATTGTTTTTTTATGCTTTTGGATCATGGCATCAATATGTCAGCGTATCCATATTTTAACTATATAGGAACATTTTTGTACGGTTTCCGGATGCCGCTGTTTTTTATCGTGTCCGGAATACTAATTTCCAATAGTTTGCGTAAGCGGGGTTTGCAGGCTTATCTGCTCAACCGGGTCAATAATATTTTGTTCCCTTTGATGATGTGGGGAGGGATACAAATTTCACTTGCCCTGATATCTGCACGTTACACCAATGCAGATATTACCCCTGCAAGTTATCTGAATTTAATCATCAACCCACGGCAAACGGGTCATTTCTGGTATCTTAATGCGCTGTTTTTTATTGGTGTGATTTATTCCTTGCTTAAAACAAAATTAAAACTTACTTCCGCTATCCAGTTGCTCATTGGTCTTGTATTTTTTTCCATCGCAGGATATATTAATATTCATGACCTGCAGGCAGGACTACTCACCGATATCTGCCAGTTTTATTTATTTTTCGCGATGGGGGATACCATATCTAATATATTTCTGAATGAGCGCTTTGTGAAGCGTTATACGTCATGGAAAGTTTTTCTGCCGTTACTGGCACTTTTTATCATCATTCAATACAAGTTCACAGAACTGAACCTACATGGCGGGAAGGACGGAATCAACTTTGTCGAGCATAAACTACCTTGGTTTTATTTATTTGAGGCACTAATAGGTTGCTCGCTATCTGTTAGTCTTTCGTTTTTACTGCAGAAATATAAAGTGCTATCCTTTTTGAGGGTTATCGGTTACCATTCGCTCTATATTTATTGTATGCAGATCATTGTTATGAACATTATGAGGATCATCTTCATCAGCATATTAAAAATTGCTAATGTTCCTCTGCTGTTTGCTTTAATATGGACATCGGGAATTGTGATACCGATGTTGTTCTATAACATTGCGCTTAAACTTAATGCCTGGTGGTTGTTTACACTCCACAAACCACAGGATCATTATGATTTTGCCAAAGCAACAAGGACCAATTTAGCGATGGCTGAACGGTAA
- a CDS encoding non-ribosomal peptide synthetase: protein MSQSYLLNKEILVNIEQYRDKFETLPLLKLPTGASVTGTAQKGIGEQELVVGEDVFKTLTFLAEEQDCGIDLILLAAYKILLQRYSAQEDLFITQIGLRNQHEGDYALKCGFHAIRSFISGETTCLEVIQQLKATRLDTQYANNLRFDDLQLILSNFNIDKDVFRALFGFDQTGDVTSRSELKALIDIYFESFYLGLFFNESITGISGSLCYNTAYFDPAFISKFIGHLSQLLELMAANPNQEIGEYQLLSAEEWERIIVEFNNTATPYPKEKLLFSLFEERADTHPDAIALIQGKRTLTYQQLNQQANRLAHSLIEKGVLPGDNVGILAERDFSMIVGMLGILKAGGAYVPVDPDYPIERQEYIFNQSVLKLIIADNNYPLKSMIDASKFIIIDFNAVDNGKMTNPNVKVSSQQLAYTIYTSGSTGKPKGVMIEHHSAVNLILWVNKTFHVDATDRLLFITSMCFDLSVYDIFGILSAGGQIVIARQDQIRDVKQLQRMLVDYQITFWDSVPTTLDYLILNLDTEEQGYRYSGLKTVFLSGDWIPLSLPERIKKYMTAANVISLGGATEGTVWSNFFPVTATSDQWNSIPYGKPIANNLFYILNKQLQPVPFGVVGDLYIGGVGVARGYANDPDKTAAAFVPDPFNKTLGGMMYRTGDLGKMMPDLNMEFIGRVDNQVKIQGFRIELGEIENVLKGCHLICNAVVLAKDDQQGKKRLIAYVMPEGGKFNKEAVMDYLRVKLPGYMIPSVWVEMEILPLTSNGKIDRKSLPDVHPQDVVTAEARPATETELILQSIWQECMGIARIALNANFFELGGHSLKAVQILSKFEKRTGKGFQISVLFKHPDIESLARFIDDDDQDIVFTSLIPIKPSGSKAPLYIIHGEGLNVLNFSELANCIDKDQPIYGLQAKGLNGIDEPFDSIPDIAAHYLEEILRHNPDGPYILAGYSFGGYVAVEMNRQLSVLGKKVSMLIMFDTNAEKTEYKDWYKLFPKKVKRNIPKLLTFIRNSVTQPVNTFKNQSQQAAKKRLAKESEKFYQQIGIIKEKHLAAFRKYQLKPFDNKVYLFRADICVHYVNDEQYLGWKKYARNGVEVLQVPGDHLSMLENPNVSILADILERTLTQYSQTNPDLH, encoded by the coding sequence ATGTCACAATCTTATCTACTCAACAAAGAAATATTAGTCAATATCGAACAATATAGAGATAAATTCGAAACACTCCCATTGTTAAAGTTACCAACCGGAGCATCTGTCACGGGAACTGCTCAAAAAGGTATTGGAGAACAAGAATTAGTAGTAGGCGAGGATGTGTTTAAAACGCTTACTTTTTTAGCTGAGGAGCAAGATTGCGGCATAGACCTCATATTACTCGCAGCTTATAAAATCTTGCTGCAACGATATTCGGCTCAGGAAGACCTTTTTATCACCCAAATCGGATTACGTAATCAGCATGAAGGCGATTATGCCTTAAAATGTGGTTTTCATGCGATCAGGAGCTTTATCAGTGGAGAGACAACCTGCCTTGAGGTTATTCAGCAGTTGAAGGCTACGCGGTTAGATACACAATACGCTAATAATTTGAGATTTGATGACCTGCAGCTTATTTTGTCAAACTTCAACATTGATAAAGATGTATTCCGGGCTTTATTTGGTTTCGATCAAACCGGCGATGTGACGTCGCGCAGCGAGCTAAAAGCACTTATTGATATTTATTTTGAAAGTTTTTATCTAGGGCTATTTTTTAATGAATCAATCACCGGGATTTCCGGATCATTGTGCTACAACACCGCTTATTTTGATCCTGCCTTTATCTCTAAATTCATCGGGCATCTTAGTCAGCTACTGGAGTTAATGGCCGCCAACCCAAATCAAGAAATCGGGGAATACCAATTGCTCTCCGCAGAGGAATGGGAAAGAATTATTGTGGAATTCAATAATACTGCAACCCCATACCCGAAAGAAAAGCTACTATTTTCGCTCTTTGAAGAGCGCGCCGACACGCATCCAGATGCCATCGCATTAATTCAGGGCAAGCGTACCCTGACTTATCAACAACTGAATCAACAAGCCAATCGTCTGGCCCACTCACTTATTGAGAAGGGGGTGCTTCCAGGTGATAATGTAGGCATACTGGCAGAAAGGGATTTCAGTATGATCGTTGGAATGCTGGGAATCCTGAAAGCCGGTGGGGCCTATGTTCCGGTTGACCCGGATTATCCGATTGAGCGGCAGGAATATATCTTTAATCAATCGGTGCTAAAACTAATTATTGCTGACAACAACTATCCGCTCAAGTCGATGATTGATGCCAGCAAATTTATAATAATTGATTTCAATGCCGTCGATAATGGCAAGATGACTAACCCGAACGTAAAGGTCAGCAGCCAGCAACTCGCTTATACGATTTACACTTCCGGTTCAACTGGTAAACCAAAAGGTGTGATGATCGAACACCATTCTGCTGTTAATCTGATCCTTTGGGTTAACAAAACCTTTCATGTAGACGCTACGGACAGGCTGTTGTTCATTACTTCCATGTGTTTCGACCTTTCTGTTTATGATATATTCGGAATATTATCAGCCGGTGGCCAGATTGTTATCGCCCGCCAGGATCAGATACGTGACGTAAAACAGCTTCAGCGCATGTTAGTGGATTATCAGATTACATTTTGGGATTCAGTTCCTACAACGCTGGATTATTTAATTTTGAATCTGGATACCGAAGAGCAGGGGTATCGTTATTCCGGCCTGAAGACCGTATTTCTAAGTGGTGACTGGATCCCACTGAGTTTGCCGGAGCGGATTAAAAAATATATGACAGCGGCCAATGTTATCAGCCTTGGCGGTGCAACAGAAGGTACTGTATGGTCAAACTTTTTTCCCGTGACTGCAACGTCGGATCAATGGAACAGTATTCCCTATGGTAAACCGATAGCCAACAATTTATTTTATATTTTGAATAAACAATTGCAGCCGGTTCCCTTTGGTGTGGTTGGAGATTTATACATTGGTGGTGTTGGCGTGGCCCGTGGGTATGCTAATGATCCGGATAAAACTGCAGCAGCGTTTGTGCCTGATCCATTTAATAAAACTTTGGGGGGTATGATGTACCGCACTGGTGATCTGGGTAAAATGATGCCTGACCTGAATATGGAATTTATTGGCCGAGTAGATAATCAGGTAAAGATACAAGGATTTAGAATTGAGTTGGGGGAAATTGAAAACGTATTGAAAGGTTGTCATCTTATATGTAATGCGGTGGTCCTGGCCAAGGATGATCAGCAGGGAAAAAAAAGACTGATTGCCTACGTGATGCCTGAAGGCGGCAAATTCAATAAGGAGGCCGTTATGGATTATTTGCGGGTCAAGCTTCCAGGATATATGATACCTTCGGTTTGGGTGGAAATGGAAATTTTGCCATTAACTTCCAACGGAAAGATTGACCGAAAATCCCTGCCTGATGTTCATCCACAAGATGTAGTCACCGCAGAGGCCAGACCGGCTACCGAAACAGAATTAATTTTACAATCCATTTGGCAGGAATGCATGGGGATAGCCAGGATAGCTTTAAATGCCAATTTTTTTGAGTTGGGCGGCCATTCGCTTAAAGCCGTTCAGATATTGTCTAAGTTTGAGAAACGTACTGGTAAAGGGTTTCAGATCTCTGTGCTTTTTAAACATCCAGATATAGAATCTCTGGCCAGATTTATTGATGACGATGATCAGGATATTGTATTTACGTCCCTTATCCCCATTAAACCTTCCGGATCCAAAGCTCCTCTGTATATTATTCATGGAGAAGGCCTTAACGTGCTTAATTTCAGCGAGCTGGCGAATTGTATAGACAAGGATCAACCCATTTATGGTTTGCAGGCCAAGGGACTGAATGGCATCGATGAGCCGTTCGATTCTATCCCGGACATTGCTGCACATTATCTGGAGGAAATTTTGCGACATAATCCTGATGGCCCTTATATTTTAGCTGGTTATTCATTTGGTGGTTATGTAGCGGTGGAAATGAACCGTCAGCTTTCCGTCTTGGGCAAAAAGGTAAGCATGCTGATCATGTTTGACACGAATGCCGAAAAAACAGAATATAAAGACTGGTACAAACTATTTCCGAAAAAAGTTAAAAGAAATATTCCTAAGCTGCTGACTTTTATCAGAAATTCAGTTACTCAACCGGTAAATACCTTTAAAAACCAATCGCAACAAGCCGCGAAAAAACGCTTGGCTAAAGAATCAGAAAAGTTTTACCAGCAAATTGGTATTATCAAAGAAAAGCATCTTGCGGCATTCCGTAAATACCAACTTAAACCATTCGATAATAAGGTTTATTTATTTCGGGCAGATATCTGCGTTCATTACGTCAATGACGAGCAATATCTGGGATGGAAAAAATATGCCCGGAATGGTGTTGAGGTTCTCCAGGTCCCCGGTGATCACCTTTCCATGCTCGAAAATCCTAATGTGAGCATACTGGCAGATATTTTGGAAAGAACATTGACACAATATAGTCAGACCAACCCGGATCTGCATTAA